The Pseudanabaena galeata CCNP1313 genome includes a region encoding these proteins:
- a CDS encoding alpha/beta hydrolase produces the protein MTLNYRSLPSQLPNPNAFGVIVALHGWGANCDDLISLAPMVGLRNYQWICPEAPFNHPMPNGKMWYDLQSLDAEGLAKSCELLSQFLEDLPAMTGIPLEKTFLLGFSQGGAMTLDVGLVFPLAGLIALSGYLHITEEELQELTDVSFPPILIAHGTQDTVVPISVARNTKEVFDRLGVTVEYEEYEMSHEIRPETCDRIQQFILEHQAN, from the coding sequence ATGACCTTAAATTACCGATCTCTTCCCTCACAACTACCTAATCCCAATGCATTTGGTGTGATAGTCGCACTCCACGGCTGGGGCGCAAACTGTGATGATCTGATCTCCCTTGCGCCTATGGTTGGACTCCGCAATTATCAATGGATTTGTCCTGAGGCTCCCTTTAACCATCCGATGCCCAATGGCAAAATGTGGTACGACCTCCAAAGCCTTGATGCTGAAGGTTTAGCCAAAAGCTGCGAACTGCTCAGCCAGTTTCTCGAAGATTTACCAGCGATGACAGGGATACCTCTAGAGAAAACATTTTTACTAGGTTTTTCTCAAGGTGGAGCCATGACCTTAGATGTGGGCTTAGTATTTCCCTTAGCAGGATTAATTGCTCTAAGCGGTTACTTGCATATCACAGAAGAAGAATTACAAGAACTTACAGATGTATCATTTCCGCCTATTTTGATCGCTCATGGTACGCAAGATACAGTTGTCCCTATCAGTGTGGCTCGTAATACAAAAGAGGTCTTTGATCGTCTGGGTGTAACCGTAGAGTATGAAGAATACGAGATGTCCCACGAAATTCGTCCTGAAACCTGCGATCGCATTCAGCAATTTATCCTAGAGCACCAAGCCAACTAA